A DNA window from Shewanella baltica contains the following coding sequences:
- a CDS encoding MFS transporter, with amino-acid sequence MGNNGLSGTEKKVAFSLASVFGLRMMGLFMIMPVFALYGQHLEGFSPLWVGIAIGAYGLTQAVLQIPMGILSDKYGRKPIILIGLVLFAIGSLIAANADSIYGVVFGRAVQGMGAIAAAVLALAADLTRDEQRTKVMAIIGMCIGGSFALSLLVGPIVAQHVGLSGLFFLTAILAVTGMLIVQFLVPNPISHAPKGDTLATPARLKRMLTDPQLFRLDAGIFILHLVLTAVFVALPLDLVDAGLVKEKHWMLYFPAFVGAFFLMVPLIIIGVKRKNTKAMFQIALVIMIVALLAMALFSNNLWVLSFAVVLFFTGFNYLEASLPSLIAKFCPVGEKGSAMGVYSTSQFLGAFCGGMLGGGAFQLVGAVGVFIVAVILMSIWLFLTLGMENPVLLKSYTLEAEVKDKAQARDMAAQLSQLMGVVEAIVVLDEKVAYLKVDEHFDLREARAVLGSAQ; translated from the coding sequence ATGGGTAACAACGGACTTTCGGGTACTGAGAAAAAAGTCGCGTTTTCTTTAGCCAGTGTATTTGGTTTACGCATGATGGGCTTGTTTATGATCATGCCCGTCTTTGCACTTTATGGTCAGCACCTCGAAGGCTTCTCGCCGCTGTGGGTCGGTATTGCTATCGGCGCCTACGGTCTGACTCAAGCTGTGCTGCAAATCCCCATGGGGATTTTATCTGACAAATATGGTCGCAAGCCGATTATTCTTATCGGTCTGGTGCTGTTTGCCATTGGTAGCTTGATTGCCGCCAACGCTGATTCGATTTACGGCGTGGTGTTTGGTCGCGCAGTGCAGGGCATGGGCGCGATTGCCGCAGCCGTGTTGGCGCTGGCAGCGGATTTAACCCGCGATGAACAGCGTACTAAGGTCATGGCGATTATCGGCATGTGTATCGGCGGCTCTTTTGCGCTGTCCTTACTGGTCGGCCCGATTGTGGCACAACATGTGGGCTTATCAGGCCTATTTTTCCTCACGGCGATTCTCGCTGTGACGGGCATGTTGATCGTGCAATTTTTAGTACCGAATCCGATTTCCCACGCGCCTAAGGGTGACACGTTAGCCACGCCTGCCAGACTCAAGCGTATGTTGACCGATCCCCAGTTGTTTAGACTCGATGCGGGGATTTTTATTCTGCATTTAGTGTTAACTGCAGTATTCGTGGCCTTGCCGCTGGATCTGGTGGATGCGGGGCTCGTGAAAGAAAAACACTGGATGCTGTATTTCCCCGCTTTTGTGGGCGCGTTTTTCCTGATGGTGCCGTTAATCATCATTGGGGTTAAACGTAAGAATACTAAAGCTATGTTCCAAATCGCCTTAGTGATCATGATAGTGGCGCTGCTGGCGATGGCTTTATTCTCTAACAACTTATGGGTGTTGAGCTTTGCCGTGGTGCTGTTTTTCACTGGCTTTAACTATTTAGAAGCCTCATTGCCCAGTTTGATTGCCAAATTTTGCCCCGTCGGTGAAAAAGGTTCGGCCATGGGCGTGTATTCCACTAGCCAGTTTTTAGGGGCCTTTTGTGGTGGTATGCTGGGCGGTGGCGCCTTCCAATTAGTGGGCGCGGTCGGGGTGTTTATTGTTGCTGTGATCTTAATGTCTATTTGGTTATTCCTGACATTGGGCATGGAAAATCCCGTGCTGTTAAAGAGTTACACCTTAGAAGCCGAAGTCAAAGACAAGGCACAAGCGCGGGATATGGCGGCTCAGTTATCACAGCTGATGGGCGTCGTCGAAGCGATCGTCGTGTTGGACGAGAAAGTGGCTTACTTAAAGGTTGATGAGCATTTCGATTTAAGAGAAGCACGAGCTGTGTTAGGCTCTGCTCAATAA
- the ssb gene encoding single-stranded DNA-binding protein, producing the protein MASRGVNKVILVGNLGQDPEVRYMPNGNAVANITVATSESWKDQQGQQQERTEWHRVVLFGKLAEITGEYLRKGSQVYLEGKLQTRKWKDQSGQDRYSTEVVIDQSGSMQMLGSRGQGGQAQGAPMGGGMPQNAGYQSAPQQAAPAQNQYAPAPQAAPAYQAPAQQQYAAPAPAQQQYGQQQAQPQQGGYAPKPQAAPAPAYQAPAAPAQRPAPQPQQNFTPDLDDGWDDDIPF; encoded by the coding sequence ATGGCCAGTCGTGGTGTTAACAAGGTAATTTTGGTTGGCAATTTGGGACAAGATCCAGAAGTGCGTTATATGCCAAACGGTAATGCAGTCGCTAACATCACAGTTGCGACCAGCGAATCGTGGAAAGACCAACAAGGTCAACAGCAAGAGCGTACTGAATGGCACCGTGTGGTTCTGTTCGGCAAATTAGCTGAAATTACAGGTGAATACCTGCGTAAAGGTTCACAGGTTTACCTTGAAGGTAAACTGCAAACCCGTAAGTGGAAAGACCAAAGCGGTCAAGACCGTTACAGCACTGAAGTGGTTATCGACCAAAGCGGTAGCATGCAAATGCTAGGTAGCCGTGGTCAAGGTGGCCAAGCACAAGGCGCGCCAATGGGCGGCGGCATGCCACAAAACGCAGGTTACCAATCTGCACCACAACAAGCGGCACCAGCGCAAAATCAATATGCGCCAGCGCCTCAAGCTGCACCTGCTTACCAAGCGCCAGCTCAGCAACAATATGCTGCGCCAGCACCTGCTCAGCAGCAATATGGACAGCAACAAGCTCAACCACAACAAGGTGGTTATGCGCCTAAGCCACAAGCCGCTCCAGCGCCTGCTTACCAAGCGCCAGCAGCACCGGCACAACGTCCAGCACCACAACCACAGCAAAACTTCACTCCAGATTTGGATGATGGCTGGGATGACGATATTCCGTTCTGA
- a CDS encoding response regulator transcription factor, with product MNVLLVEDEQKIADFICEGLRAKHFNVTHCADGNQGYQAASNNTHDVIILDIMLPGRDGLDILRSLRQQGVDTPIILLTARNELGDRVQGLDMGADDYLAKPFYVEELHARIQALLRRHGGTQQHVVEVGALQLDCINRSINCQGQSVELTSREFSLLEHLMRSPNQVLTRGQLLEHVWGYDFDPCTNVVDVCIKRIRSKMASLEKAGKMVGAIESIRGTGYRLSIR from the coding sequence ATGAACGTATTGCTTGTCGAAGATGAACAAAAAATTGCAGATTTTATCTGTGAAGGTTTGCGTGCCAAACATTTCAACGTCACTCATTGTGCCGATGGCAATCAAGGTTATCAGGCGGCAAGTAATAATACTCATGATGTGATTATTCTCGACATTATGCTACCGGGCAGAGATGGTTTGGATATTCTTCGTTCGCTGCGTCAACAAGGTGTCGATACGCCCATTATTCTGCTTACGGCACGTAATGAATTGGGTGATCGCGTTCAAGGGTTAGACATGGGCGCTGATGATTACTTAGCAAAACCGTTTTATGTTGAAGAGTTGCATGCTCGGATTCAAGCCTTGCTTCGACGGCATGGCGGCACACAACAGCATGTCGTTGAGGTAGGCGCGTTGCAACTTGATTGTATTAATCGAAGCATTAATTGTCAGGGTCAATCAGTCGAACTCACTAGCCGAGAATTTAGCTTGCTTGAACACTTAATGCGTTCACCTAACCAAGTATTAACCCGGGGGCAGTTGTTGGAGCATGTTTGGGGATACGACTTTGATCCTTGTACCAATGTTGTTGATGTGTGCATTAAACGCATCCGCAGTAAAATGGCTTCATTAGAGAAGGCCGGAAAAATGGTCGGCGCCATTGAGTCGATCCGCGGCACAGGTTATCGCCTGAGCATTCGATAA
- a CDS encoding ATP-binding protein, with product MTDLTDKLRVSSPNQLMISVGSVEQGFITAPTGGDVQDVISRLHWVSAEPLALTDNNKANAVCQFAFFEHQQNQWRASLFQASNQQSFIAVDVAATTSQLTSTLQAALIVVIPFSLLLSILGAWFIATNTIRPINRLHKAMDKVTQKDLSHRLPEHKEDKEFKMLIDAYNTMLDRLEDSFRQVSRFTADAAHELKTPLTVLRGKLEQAVLSENPSQLDLNAILDEVGHLSAMTRKLLLLSQADSGSMALHFEPINITELVDELIADMTLLSDELELDCEIEKDLITKGDIVLLKQLLNNLLVNVMRYSLTHKVVTIHTRQNESVIEVVISNFCLPILNDVRVKLFNRFYRGEPAYTQGISGSGLGLSLAREIARAHGGDLSLEPSESEVVTMRLLLPIVK from the coding sequence ATGACTGATTTAACGGACAAGTTGCGAGTTAGTTCACCTAACCAATTAATGATCTCAGTAGGCTCTGTGGAGCAAGGGTTCATAACCGCGCCAACGGGGGGAGACGTACAAGATGTTATAAGTCGCTTACATTGGGTGAGCGCTGAGCCACTAGCGTTAACCGATAACAATAAAGCCAACGCTGTTTGTCAATTTGCCTTTTTTGAACATCAGCAAAACCAATGGCGAGCCAGTTTATTTCAAGCATCAAACCAACAAAGCTTTATCGCTGTGGATGTTGCTGCTACCACTAGCCAGTTAACGAGCACCTTGCAGGCAGCGCTGATTGTGGTTATTCCTTTTTCTCTACTGCTCAGTATTCTAGGGGCATGGTTTATCGCGACCAATACGATTAGACCAATAAATAGATTACATAAAGCAATGGATAAGGTGACCCAAAAAGATCTTAGTCACCGTTTACCTGAGCATAAAGAAGACAAAGAGTTCAAAATGTTGATTGATGCATACAATACGATGCTCGATCGCTTAGAGGACAGTTTTCGACAAGTTTCTCGTTTTACTGCGGATGCAGCTCATGAGCTAAAAACACCACTCACAGTGCTAAGAGGCAAGCTTGAACAAGCTGTATTGTCTGAAAACCCATCGCAATTAGATCTCAATGCCATTCTTGATGAAGTGGGGCATTTGTCAGCCATGACCCGTAAATTGTTGCTGCTATCACAGGCGGATTCTGGCTCTATGGCGTTGCATTTTGAGCCGATAAACATTACTGAATTAGTCGATGAGTTGATTGCCGATATGACCTTGTTGTCGGATGAACTGGAGCTTGATTGTGAGATTGAGAAAGATTTAATCACTAAAGGCGATATTGTGTTGTTGAAGCAGCTGTTAAATAATCTGCTCGTAAACGTAATGCGTTATAGCCTTACTCACAAAGTTGTGACTATTCACACCCGCCAAAACGAGTCTGTTATAGAGGTGGTGATTAGCAATTTTTGCCTTCCGATATTAAACGACGTTAGGGTCAAACTGTTTAATCGTTTTTACCGCGGAGAACCCGCTTATACCCAAGGGATATCCGGCAGTGGTTTAGGGTTAAGTTTAGCCAGAGAAATTGCTCGCGCACACGGTGGCGATCTTTCACTTGAGCCCAGCGAGAGTGAGGTTGTGACTATGCGGCTGTTGTTACCCATCGTTAAATGA
- a CDS encoding YbhB/YbcL family Raf kinase inhibitor-like protein: MKTHIIGSILSLTLLAATAVYAKPSLELTSPAFTDNGTLPTEFTCEGEGISPPLSWQGVPDGTQSLVMIMDHMPDHHPTNNEQGTPKPYLNDNKNDTPPQVDSLAPKPNQPEELKWYWTVYNIPAQASGIDSGSKANQSVGSFGSNTVNDRNEYAPPCSKGPGPKIYTFHLYALSKSLEIDPSAPVSAPVSAIMLRQSMQDFVLDSDSLTVSFERHCQTPQRAHSPQAHPQEFHPEQAQPHNDNMDPLSTLPLCKSTLNTTSAVIDRK; the protein is encoded by the coding sequence ATGAAAACCCACATTATTGGCTCCATTTTATCTTTGACGCTGCTAGCCGCAACGGCCGTTTATGCCAAGCCGTCGCTTGAACTCACCAGCCCTGCATTTACAGATAATGGTACATTGCCAACTGAATTTACCTGTGAGGGAGAGGGGATCTCACCGCCATTAAGCTGGCAAGGAGTACCCGACGGAACCCAATCATTGGTGATGATAATGGATCACATGCCTGATCATCACCCAACCAACAATGAACAGGGCACACCAAAGCCTTACTTGAATGATAATAAAAACGACACCCCACCTCAAGTTGACTCTCTGGCTCCTAAACCAAACCAGCCTGAAGAACTCAAGTGGTATTGGACTGTCTATAATATTCCTGCGCAAGCTTCTGGCATTGATTCAGGTAGTAAAGCAAATCAATCTGTAGGCTCGTTTGGCAGCAATACAGTGAATGACCGTAATGAGTATGCACCGCCCTGTTCCAAAGGGCCCGGCCCCAAAATTTACACCTTTCATCTTTATGCACTATCCAAATCTTTAGAAATAGATCCGTCAGCCCCAGTTTCAGCCCCTGTGTCTGCAATAATGCTTCGACAAAGCATGCAAGACTTTGTACTAGACTCGGACTCTTTGACGGTGAGTTTTGAACGACACTGTCAAACGCCGCAACGGGCTCATTCACCACAAGCTCATCCGCAAGAATTTCATCCGGAACAAGCACAGCCACATAATGACAACATGGATCCGCTGTCAACATTGCCATTGTGTAAATCAACGTTGAATACGACTTCTGCTGTTATTGATCGCAAGTAA
- a CDS encoding IS5 family transposase — protein sequence MSKPHYKTTNWKQYNQALINRGSLTFWIDEDAIAKWKAKVEQPKKGRPRVFSDLAITTALMVKRIFSMPLRALQGFINSVFKLGDIPLSCPHYTCISKRAKTVNIAFKTKTRGAIKHLAIDSTGLKVYGEGEWKVKKHGTDGKRRVWRKLHIAVDTHSHEIIAAELSLSGVTDAEVMPNLLKQTHRKIRNISGDGAYDTKACHEAVRRKRALVLIPPREGAALWEQGHPRNLAVSWQQLHGSNKQWKKRYGYHRRSISETAMYRVKQLLGGTLSMRNYNAQVGETYAMIRALNKLTGLGMPETHYVA from the coding sequence GTGTCAAAACCTCACTATAAAACAACCAACTGGAAGCAATACAACCAAGCCTTAATCAACCGCGGTTCACTTACCTTCTGGATTGATGAGGATGCAATTGCTAAGTGGAAAGCCAAAGTCGAGCAGCCCAAGAAAGGTCGCCCTCGAGTGTTTAGCGACTTGGCCATTACCACTGCGTTGATGGTCAAGCGTATTTTCTCTATGCCACTGCGAGCCTTACAAGGCTTCATCAATTCAGTGTTTAAACTGGGTGACATCCCATTATCTTGCCCGCATTACACCTGCATCAGTAAACGCGCGAAAACGGTCAATATTGCTTTTAAAACCAAGACTCGCGGCGCCATTAAGCACTTAGCTATCGACTCAACAGGCTTGAAGGTCTATGGCGAAGGTGAGTGGAAAGTGAAGAAACATGGTACAGATGGAAAGCGCCGAGTGTGGCGTAAACTGCATATTGCCGTAGATACACATAGCCATGAAATTATTGCCGCAGAACTCAGTTTATCAGGTGTCACAGACGCTGAAGTGATGCCCAATTTACTTAAGCAAACCCATCGAAAAATCCGTAATATCTCGGGTGATGGTGCTTACGACACGAAAGCCTGTCACGAAGCCGTTCGTCGAAAACGCGCTTTAGTGCTCATTCCACCTAGGGAAGGTGCTGCGCTATGGGAACAAGGGCATCCACGAAACTTAGCCGTCAGTTGGCAACAGCTTCATGGCTCAAATAAGCAGTGGAAAAAACGGTATGGTTATCATCGCCGTTCAATCTCAGAAACCGCCATGTACAGGGTAAAACAACTGCTAGGAGGCACGTTGAGCATGCGGAATTATAACGCTCAGGTGGGAGAAACTTACGCGATGATTAGGGCTTTGAACAAGCTTACTGGGCTAGGTATGCCTGAAACCCACTATGTAGCTTGA